In Lactuca sativa cultivar Salinas chromosome 5, Lsat_Salinas_v11, whole genome shotgun sequence, the DNA window GTGATCGCGACACTTAGAGGTATGAAATCTCTTTGATATTGGATTATGTTTAAATAAAAGGGATTGATCCGCATTTGCAAGTGTTTAGGCCTTTATTCTCTTCTTAATATTCCTTTAACCTAATTAATGATGTTTAACCAAATTTTTAGCTTTTCATTTTAATATCTCAAACTTTTCCCTTTGTGCAAATCCAACAAACACCCATTTGCCGAAATTGTAATATGTAAGGAGTGGTTACTTGACGAATTGATGTCATAGGTTCTTACTACATATAATATATGTAAGCAAATAAACAAGCGTGCAAGTTACGTAATTAGATACATGATGGAATATTAATCTAACACTTCCAAGTTATCTGGTTACCATTTATAAACCCGTTGTTGATAAGCATAGACGAGTGAATGATAATGTTCGCTATCGAGAAATATTTTCAATTACATCCTTTTgcttttgaataaaaaaaatgaacttaATGTATTTCTTAAACGACCTTTGTAATGCACGCTTCGCATTTTTTGAAGAAAATAAACACGCATCAAGTATAATGAAACGTTTCGTTTGGGGAGTTAGATTGTATTTTCTATTATGTGACAGCGTTTGGTTATTAAAAAGTTGAGCATGATTAATATCATTACTACAGGTTTGGCAAAGAATTTAAAttccattatttatttattttttttacaaaatgactagtTATCTTTACATATGCAATTCCATATATTAAACCACAAAGACACCCTACGAATCCACTTAATCTAAAATTGCTACTCACCTCTCGCAACCCATTATCTTTTTTTCATATGTAATGTTCATATTAAAAATAATGATGTCCATTAATCATGGAGCCATACATAAAGAGATATTTACAATGTTTGTTTCATTCTCATCTGCAGGCGTTTAGTGAAAAGTATGATATTACATATAATTAAATAGGATGATAAATACATATTCAAATATTTAACTAGAATGATgacctttttataaaaaaatcagatGCTAAAAATACGGAAAAGAGAGTTCTCCGAAATGTATGTCGGAAATGGTTCCCTCATTGTAAAAAAAATGTGGTTCTAACATGAACTAATCCTCCATCGGGATGAAAACCCAAAGGAAGTAAAAACGTCAAAGACATTTCTTGACCAATAAtttttattaacagaaaaatataAAACGTAATCCTCAAACATCAGAAACTTACATAAATCGAAACGATTGCTGAATGATACAGTTACATGTTGATACGTCCATATATCATAATGGAATATTGATTCTTTAAGTcttttattatttgttagtttatatatatatatatatatatatatatatatatatatatatatatatatatatatatatatatatatatatatatatatatatatatatatatataaaacagatTTGATCTTATTAAAATCAACCACAAAtactataaaaattaaatttatcaacaataaattaaagataataagtttaTATTGAATTGTGTTATGATAATACAAATTTAAAGACGactttaataattatttttttttcatgttcTTAATAacttttaaattcatgttttcataataaaaagaTCAAAAATAATGTTTTGCTAatatcaaacaatttttcatgtaTTATCGATTATTATCATATAGTTTAAAGTTTGGATgaattattttccaaaatataaGATTAAGGTAGCacaattttgtggtttttttattattttcgcgttttcgcaaattatttgaattttcgcatgaacctatatatatatatatatatatatatatatatatatatatatatatatatataatatatatatatatatatatatatatatatatatatatatatatatatatatatatatataaacctttaATAAGTTTTTCTATTATTAAATCAACTAATGGTTTATAATATTGAATATATTTTTatccaaaaataatataatttaaaatagtttgaatctaaataattatttttttaaatcataagaaattaaaaatcataatattttctAATCATAGTATTATAATTTTTTGGATCATAATATATTAcaaatattttgaattatatcattttcaattttatttttataaaaatctatgacaatataaaataaattgtCATATTTAAACAAcgttattattttaaatttatttttgaaaattatatatatatatatatatatatatatatatatatatatatatatatatatatatatatatatatatatatatatatatatatatatcattgaagGTCTTTTTAAATAATAAGAGATTATACATTAAAACCATTttgaatcataacataatatATAGCATTTTGAATTATACCATTTTAATCTTATTTAAAAAAACACCTTGTAATCTTGTTAAATAGAAGATGACAATTTTACAttcttatttttaattatttttaaggtTCTTAATTATTATAGAATATATAAGAAACTTCACAAAAAAGTTTCATTTGTAGAACATTTATctctttgttttataaaaaacatTCGTCGTTTTAAAAAACCATATGAGCCTTTAACtataatatttttgaaaaattatttttacaAACTTACTTAAATAATATGATGTGACAAATATTTGACATTAACGACATATTTGATAAAACTAGTTAGTAGTTGATAGCGTTTACAAAATGCTATGTGGGTAAGTTTTGGATTTGATACGTTTTGTTTAAATAAACACTAAAATCTTATAGtgccaaacaattttttttaaacagaaCAATTTGTAAGAATACAAAAAGCTAGATGCTGCAAAACGATCGGTATCAAAGACGCAATTAAGAGTTACGAGGGTGAGAGTGCTCCAGTGAAACTATTATGTAGCAAATTGTCATTTTCACCTATACATTTGTTATGCTTTTCTTAGGAAGTTCTCTAAAATTGCGCATGATCAtgaagttttattttttatttaatttaatcttAACAATTAATTTGTTTTATCAGGCGGTGAATATTAATACTCATAGTTCTTATAAAATTTCAAGTTTTTACCAaatctcttttatatatatataatagagatCTGGTAAAAACTTGAAATTTTATAAGAACTATGaggattaatatatatatttttactatcttataaaacaaatcctattatttctaaaaatagattgaataaaataataatatttttttaagacgtccaaatcattaagctaattgtacaactaatcattaataaaataataataaaatttaaacaaactcctataaatcttttcttccaaggttttgaccagatcttttttcatctaaataaatactcaacaccctataatttggtcatttcatgaattttctttatttttaatataacatgtttcctaaaacaaactaataattgaattgaaaataatcattctccatcgaaaataaattaattgtcgaaacaaactatttgtcgcccgccgcttatatatatatatatatatatatatatatatatatatatatatatatatatatatatatatatatatatatatatatatagggttaggttataatATGGATGATAACTATTGCATGATCGTAGGACAATTCTAAACCAACAGATGAAAAATCAAGAATGGTTATGATCTATGGTCTATAATATTACAGTGGAATAGCATGTATTatataataacaaaaattcaTTGAAAGGATAGTTTAGTCAATTTAGCTAGATTTAAAAAAAGGTAAATTCCGGATTTTATggatatttttttcttatttttaaaaaatctgaTTTTGAAGGATAATCATTATTTTAATTCGAAAATCTGATAAAATATGTTTGTAACGCATTCTGACGGAATATATTTAAGAATATGaaatcaactttttttttacaaaatatcCATTTTAAGCAGAATGTAatacacaaaaatatttttttaaactaaaaACATATTAAATAATTACATTCTATGAATTAGTCTACATCAAAATACTGAAAAACTGAAAACAAATAACAATAGTTAATCTTGCATTCTTGAAGAATGAGATATAAAAACTCATTTTGTGAGAATGGCAGCAATCGAAtcgaattttagggtttctttatcTGGATTTTTTATGAAGTTGTAGGTGGTAAATCTAGCAGAATCCATCATCTTCTTTTGTATATCTCTCAATTTCATTGAGAGGATAAAAATGTCTTTGTTCTTGACTTCTTGAATCTACGACTATTAAGATGTATGGAATCATTATTCGCTTCttgattttcgaaatattttgTATTCTTGAATCAATCTTGGATTCTTCAATCATTCTTGGTTTTACGAGACTGTCAAACAAATTTGAAGAATATCAACATTAACtataataaacatttcaaattaCAACCAACACATATGACAATCCTTAAACCAAATTCACAAATTAAAGTCCAATCTTCCAAAATAGAATGAATACCACATTATATTGTTATAAGATTCTAATAAAATGAATGGTTGTATATTTTAACAGAATGATGTTATTTCTAACCGAATGATCATTTAAGTATTCTAATAGAATGAGTTTATGAGTATTCTACACACATATTGATGTTACTGTTTATAATTTGTTCTTTGGTTATGTCCATCAAAGACCTATTAAACACATCATATACACATCAGATCTTGTCAAGTGAAATACAAGTACAACTCTAAAAGATAAACATTGGTCATATATTTCTTGAAAACATATACGCAATCAcagatcaagaagaagatcgtATTTTCAACAACAATAAAAGATTATGtagaaaaataggaaaaaaaaattgtaaacaaGTCAAAATTGTATTGTGGAAGGAAGATCAGACAAAAATCAGTTAAtaatatagtaaaaaaaaaagtttaaagctGAGACATCCAATTATTTCATCTCAACTTAAAAAAAAAGTCAAGAAATCTAAATTATTTCATCTCAAATTATTAGTAATTTTCCTAAAACTTCATATAAAAGAATtcaatattaatttaataaaaatggaAAATATAACAATTGGCATTTTCTATATCTGTAAAACCCTTACCATTATTTTGCAAATGGCAACATGTGAAAAACCCTTGCAATTTGAGAGTTTTTTCAAAGGTCGTTCTTTGTtacacgaaaaaaaaaaaaatcgatgagtaaacccaaaaaaaattgaaaaactacAAATTATAATCTGAATACCTTCCATTCTTCTCGTAACCATTCCTATTTCATTTAAATGGATTAATCATGGCTAGATTATCCATCTTCTCCCCTTTCACTAAAAAGGTAGTCCAACAAAATACGAAAATCCATTTGGATTGTAAATCAAAATTAAATGGGAGAAATCAGCATTTTGAGTAAAAAGTAGGTTAAGAGCACATACTAGTTCTCCAAATTACCCAAGGATGTGAGGTAGCAAATGACAAGAAAACTAGCGATTTTTTTTCCAAGGTCGAGACTTGTGTGCATCGTGAGAAAGAAGGGGTTGAAGGTGAAACATGAACTAAATACCTAAAAAAGACATGGTTTTagtttttatccaaaaaatatgTTGTATTCTAGGATTTCTAAGACTTTCAAGATTACCTATCACTTCGGCCGACTCACTGTGAATTTTGGAGGGGAGCGAGAGGTTCATGAGGAAGAGGAGGGCTGAATGATAGGTCACCGACATTAGTGTCGTTTGTTTGACGAATGTGGGTTTTAATAGGGTAAATTAGAAATGTATTTGCTAAAATAAAAGGACATGATAAGTTATTTTtagatattaattaatatatcatGTAATATTACTAATATaccctttttaatttatttaatgaatTAATTTTTAGTAAATTCTGATTAGTTCTTACGACCACACGGTAGATATTCATCTACAtatgaacctacctctctctctctctctctctctctctctatatatatatatatatatatatatatatatatatatatatatatatatatatatatatatatatatatatatatatatatatatatgcattattttatttatatggaTAGTAGAATATATGCCCTTACCTCAGCGTTCTTTCTATATGGCTATATAAACCTTCATTCCCCTAGGAAATTTTCTATCTTCAACATTCTTATTCTTCCTTTCCCAATATTTCCACAACATTTCAAGAAAGACATGTCTGGTGTTTGGGTGTTCAAAAATGGCGTGGTTAGACTAGTGGAGAACCCTGGTGCTGCTTCTCTCCAAGGTGCGTCTCGTGGGAAGTTTCTGGTGCATCTACCCACCAACGAAATTGTTACTTCATATGAGGTTCTTGAAAGAATGCTCACCTCTATCGGGTGGGAAAGGTACTACGATGATCCGAGCCTTCttcaatttcataaaagatccACCGTTCACCTCATATCTCTCCCTAAAGACTTCAAGAAGCTCAAGTCAATGCACATGTATGATATTGTGGTCAAGAATCGCAATGTGTTTGAAGTACGGAACTCATAATTATCTGATTTTATCATTGATCATGCAGCCATGGCCAGTTTTACATATTTCGTTATAATATGTGTCTTTGTTAGTTACTATATCGAAATTTGATTATTCGTGTGCCACGTTTTAGTCATAAAGTTGGAGTGTGTTTTCTAAGTTTAGGAAGGGTTTGCTTGGTTTTCCCTGAATGTATACAATTATGTTATTGGGTGATTAAAATATGAATGTAAGGTGTTTAATTTTCGATATTTGCAGTAAATATACGTCTAGATATGAGATGTTCCTACAATAAACCATTAACGAAAATTGTattacctttttttttctttcagaaaCTACATACGTACCATCTCTTTTGTACAGTAAATGAACGGTCTTCACAAACACTAGAATTACAGAAAAGCTTATGTTGAAGTTTAGAATTACTGTTTCGTAAAAAATGAGTTGATGATAACATCATTATTAATAAGTTATCAAATAATGTGTACTTTTTGTTATTGTTTCACCACATATGTTTTGAACGTAAAGTTTAATTGGTTCTTCTCATTGCAATATGGATATGGATTGGCCTTGAGTGTTGATGTGTCTCAGCGTGGTCGTTAAAGAAAAGGGTTTGATGCGGTCACTTGCACTTCTATTGACTTCGGGTTTTATCTTATGTATAGAGTGCAATCCTTTAGATGGATAGCGGATAGAAGTAAGGATTGTAAGTTGGATTTATCTAACTTTGGTTCATATGTAACATTAGTTTTTGGTTAATTCTTTGGTAGTGCTATAAAAGGTTTTTTCTGTTCAAAATTAATGTAGTTAgtaaattattaaattataaatgATTCAAAATAGCACAAAATGGAAATTTAACCACACTTATCTCTCTTGTTTAATAACTTCAACATGATTTAAAACAAgaaatattaataattaaaaatattatatcagatacaaggttttaattgacccatttgtaaataaatataattaaaaatatgtCAGATACAAGCTTTTAATTGACCCATttgtaaataaatataattaaaaataagttAAGATAAAATAACAGAAAATGCATAACTTTAACTAGAAATCTCATTAGTCTTTCCACTTTGAATCATAATCTCGTGAATATGATGTTTTTGACTAGGTAGGTTTAGACTACTAGCTATATTTATTGGATAGAAAATAGGTGCTATATTATACAGATCCATCTTATTCATATAATTCGTCACCTAACTGGGATACATAAGCATTATTATTACATTCATATGAGGGATACCTTGGAGGGTAGGGGATACATATAAAATTTCCCAAAATATATCTTTTCTTGTTAATTCAATAGCTTAGATTACAAAAGTATATATAGGGTCTTGATAGATAAAGAtaaatataaaatgtgaaaacTTATTTTGTgtcgataataataataattttgaaataaattattttgtttacTGCAACATGATTTGGATAACATTGATCGGTTGATAGAGTACGTATTTTTTTGAAGTAGTTCGAACGACATGGCCTATGGAAAAGTATGTTGAGATTTATGTTAAAGAGGTTGTCAAAAGATACATAGTGCCATTGACGATTATGATTGATTGGGATACCGATATAAGTCTTATTTTTGTGAGAAATAGTTATGTGAGTTTTAATAAAATCAAtactgaattttttttttggttattaTTCAGTAAACGAAAGATTacaaaggtatatatatatatatatatatatatatatatatatatatatatatatatatatatatatatatatatatatatatatatatatatatatatatatatatatatatatatatataccataataaataagaatgattttgccacatgtcctcctctcattcaatttgccacatgtcattttgtcataatttagagatatatttattttccacttgtcatttatttcattttccatttctaatatattattaattagtttccataaattaaacctaccataatgatattaatttcaaattttaaattttaaatatcaatttcaattttaaacaaatttacagtttaaacctttgtgtttaacattttgttataattaacatgTTTAGTATACAagtctgataactaaacaataattttaatttatttatttttttcatgttttttttttctcataatttttatttatttcaaatttcaaattcaaataaatttctcatttaatcgtttgtatttaacattttgttttaatcaacccgtataatatacgggtctcacaactagtatatatatatatatatatatatatatatatatatatatatatatatatatatatatatatataagagagagagagagagagagagagagagagagagaatataccCTTAAAGATatctaagcttaggtacccaattTTCTTATAATTCATCTTCTAACATGATTTACTTCTAAgattttataaatttcacatttatcttgctttttcataattttcattttcaactataacatATATAGCTTAGTAGGTGTTCGGCAAAATATGTGATATAAGAGaaaaataataatgaaatttCAAAAATCTTTAAGTTAAATCCAGTTAGAGGTTGAAGTTTAATAACATTATAATGAATTATCAAACAAAACGACTAATTAtgatgagtttgggtacctaagcttatatacccttaagggtatattcacttttccatatatatatatatatatatatatatatatatatatatatatatatactagccgtctacccgcgcaaagcggcgggcggcgaataatttgatctctttagagttaaaaccattttgcgttcacttcgagaaatgaatattaaatgacatctatttttcaagagcattaccataccatattaagggggtgtttggctaagttttttttaaaacaacttattaggttccacatcactataagttaaaaaagtgtttggattaaaataacttattccgatggggaacctctaatacgacatttttttataagttaccctacacttacttattaacttataagctaataaactaataagccaTAAGCTTTTTTGCCAAACATcccctaaatggttattacttccatttatacatacccaacccacttgtactgtttatcggcctctttttttttttttttttttcctgaattcctttattaatttaatgtccaactaagtaaaatgctaaaatatataaataatagtttataaaaataaacctttagaatatcaGATGTTGCgattcaaaagtcgataaataggcctttgagaaggccaaaatactcaggtgtcaacttgttcattgtgattttaaaccaagtttggtcacaaattaaaatattttcaatgatggtatgtaattcaaggattcatattgatttaggttctcgaaaccttaaaatattgaacaaaatctatatagaaccttataataaggacaataatcaccataatcaggaagtccatgtgatgaaacttgatattataaggaccaatgatgaaaaaagtttcatttttagactaaacaagatgaaaaatatacaaactaccttaatcatgtcaaatcttgtgtttaatCGTTCTTTATTGGAAAAGTAAGATgtcaaaatatacaaactaatgataatacaatgctctaactggcccttttggttgagttctttgaacctgcaaagccaacacattaaagaaacatagtaaaaacctttttaggaacaaacttaatataataaagtcttcacccaatatatttataagataaaaatacaaaaagttaaaaatgatgaaatcaattacaagtaaggattaaaataaaaacctgTTAAGAAAGAGCCATCTACAGGAACATGTGTTTTCTGAtggttttaaattttgaattatccgaaattcagggaatgagatagaatttgttgagaaatataaggattcaaaacacaCTCCCTCTCAAGTTGAACTCTGAAGATTTCGAACACCCAACTTGCAACGTATTCTTTGATAACGTTTCGCCCCAAAGGCCCTTGTAAAAATAAGTGTGGGTTGTAACTCTGAACTAATAGCATAAGTCTTTGTTTCTCCATTGTTGACTCGTTCACGAACGAAATAGCAATCCATCTCAACATGCTTAGTCCTATCATGATAAACTAGGTTAGCAGCTATATGTCTTGCTGTTTCATTGTCACACATTAGAGGAGTGGCTTCACTTTGAGCTGCATCCGAGTTAAGAAGTAACCATCTTAACCATAAAATTTCACAAATGGTAGTAGCCATGGCCCTATATTTCGTCTCAGCAGAAGAACGAGACACTACACTTTGCTTCTTTGTTATCCATGAAACGAGAGCATCTCCAAGACTAATGTAATAACATGTACATAAATGCCTAGTAGTGGGACAATTCATCCAACTAGCGTCACAGTAGGCTTCAAGAGTGTTGAAACAATAAAAACTTAGATCGATATATTCTATAAATGATGTGAATAAATAACAGGAACAATGAATATAAAATAGCACCAAATGCTTATATTGAATACCTTTAGAGTGCAATGtgaacttctctgtaaaagctagGTAGGACAATATAATCATTAAACCCTAAAGTTACATGCATGCAATATTTATAGTCTAACCCTAAAAAGCAATAATCACaaatggacaggcccaaacttGAATAAATGAGACTAGAAAACATTTGACACAACTCTTTAATAACCCAACAATCTTCCGCTCTGTGT includes these proteins:
- the LOC111907775 gene encoding flowering-promoting factor 1-like protein 3 — encoded protein: MSGVWVFKNGVVRLVENPGAASLQGASRGKFLVHLPTNEIVTSYEVLERMLTSIGWERYYDDPSLLQFHKRSTVHLISLPKDFKKLKSMHMYDIVVKNRNVFEVRNS